One segment of Calliopsis andreniformis isolate RMS-2024a chromosome 1, iyCalAndr_principal, whole genome shotgun sequence DNA contains the following:
- the LOC143181762 gene encoding high-affinity choline transporter 1 isoform X1, protein MGVYVIGVVGVIVFYLAVLGVGIWAAAVKKKKERQGQDAMMLANRDVGPLLGVFTLIATWVGGAYVNGTAEVMFTRGLAWCQVPFGYSLSLLFGAVLFVRPMRKAEYVTMLDPFQERYGAGVGGLLFLPALCGDIFWCAAVLRALGSSLAVVVGVDPNISVCASALLAAVYTVFGGLYSVACTDVLQLACIVIGLGVAAPFSLLHPAVSFEKNLMSDEWLGEIRNEDLGEWVDGMLLLVFGGIPWQAYFQRILSMRSTSVATALSIASMFGCMILAFPSALIGVVARATDWSAVGGFNKTILANDGNAALPMVLRYLTPQWVSFVGLGAISAAVMSSADSSILASSSMFSRNVYKLTLRPKASERELNWILRIAVVVVTVLSSTIALTVDSVYYLSYLCSDLVYVVLFPQLLTVVHWPSMVDTYGCLAGFFVAVVLRLCGGEKGLGVPALIEYPFYDTETQTQKFPFRTGAMVTALFTQLITSFFTRNLFGKGYFPRCCDVLSVYSPRKSKDQSGVVQSSSGAALMETSSVNKSTSGMDSCDGVGTGSYDDDRTTSNSVEDMTDRADTGAITGDPYDKDTSKTNNLGTAVQKANQSLQHLQTLRNSIHTNTISGRHTPTLAQYTPIQTNEVSRGQILGVRNLRGSMGQMLIPTDRSVISPSSNSTIATVPVNSTVTTPLTPGPHYTKTTDPSIGNEKRENDRLSIVERSNMEFQTTPDSMLTTIGMKKNVKGVKLVGMEGGTLRRPSLQGTFSPTPSVELVHILDRRQSSGSYGPGSLSPVPIGIEACKTHGTALEGQGGNEHCRIKRGIVRHHSFNDTGDRALTTLARQPTYPSMPLRPEDCRMTLVKKDRRTSTIARHGSVTTEKELSGCTTGLVVCSPTYSMYSSTVKNSNYFVTDDEAVSRF, encoded by the exons ATGGGGGTGTACGTGATAGGGGTGGTTGGCGTGATCGTGTTTTATCTGGCTGTGCTAGGTGTCGGCATTTGGGCGGCCGCAGTGAAGAAAAAAAAGGAACGACAGGGACAAGATGCCATGATGCTGGCTAATCGTGACGTCGGCCCGCTTCTTGGCGTCTTCACCTTAATTG CCACGTGGGTGGGCGGCGCCTACGTGAACGGGACCGCCGAAGTGATGTTTACCAGAGGATTGGCTTGGTGTCAAGTGCCCTTCGGTTACAGCCTCAGCCTTCTGTTCG GAGCTGTGTTGTTTGTGCGACCAATGAGGAAGGCCGAATACGTGACTATGCTGGATCCCTTTCAAGAAAGGTACGGTGCTGGAGTCGGAGGTCTGTTGTTTCTTCCAGCGCTCTGCGGCGATATCTTTTGGTGCGCAGCGGTGTTGAGGGCCCTGGGAAGTTCGTTAGCTGTCGTTGTTGGAGTCGATCCGAATATAAGCGTCTGTGCGTCTGCTCTCCTGGCTGCTGT ATACACGGTGTTTGGTGGGTTGTATTCAGTCGCATGCACGGATGTCTTGCAGTTAGCCTGTATCGTAATCGGCTTAGGGGTGGCTGCACCCTTTTCCCTTCTTCACCCTGCCGTATCCTTCGAGAAGAATTTGATGTCTGACGAATGGCTGGGAGAAATACGGAATGAGGACCTTGGCGAATGGGTGGATGGCATGTTGTTACTAGTATTTGGAGGAATACCTTGGCAG GCTTACTTTCAAAGAATTCTAAGTATGAGAAGCACTTCCGTCGCGACAGCCCTTTCGATAGCGTCGATGTTCGGTTGTATGATACTTGCTTTCCCATCAGCGTTGATTGGTGTGGTAGCTCGTGCTACTGATTGGTCAGCAGTAGGTGGATTTAATAAAACTATATTAGCAAATGACGGCAACGCAGCTTTACCCATGGTTCTTCGATATCTAACGCCACAGTGGGTGTCCTTCGTAG GTCTTGGAGCAATCTCAGCGGCAGTAATGTCGTCAGCAGATTCCAGTATACTGGCTAGCAGTTCCATGTTCTCAAGAAATGTTTACAAGCTCACCCTGAGACCAAAG GCGTCTGAAAGGGAGTTGaattggatactgaggattgcagtggtGGTAGTTACAGTATTATCCAGTACGATTGCTCTCACAGTAGACAGCGTTTATTATCTATC GTACCTGTGCTCAGATCTCGTGTATGTGGTACTATTCCCACAATTATTAACGGTGGTCCATTGGCCCTCCATGGTGGATACTTATGGCTGTCTCGCAGGATTCTTCGTGGCTGTTGTTCTACGCCTTTGCGGTGGAGAAAAGGGCTTGGGAGTGCCCGCGTTGATCGAATATCCATTTTATGACACAGAAACGCAAACCCAGAAGTTTCCCTTCCGCACAGGAGCTATGGTGACTGCGCTTTTCACACAGCTAATTACAAGTTTCTTTACCAGAAATTTGTTTGGAAAAGGATATTTCCCTCGATGCTGCGATGTTCTCAGTGTTTATTCACCCAGAAAGTCGAAAGATCAGTCAGGGGTTGTACAAAGTAGCTCTGGCGCTGCACTGATGGAGACTTCCTCTGTCAAT AAATCAACATCAGGAATGGACTCCTGTGACGGTGTTGGTACTGGAAGCTACGACGATGACAGGACTACCTCTAACTCTGTCGAGGACATGACCGACCGCGCTGACACTGGAGCTATAACTGGCGATCCTTATGACAAGGACACCTCGAAGACAAACAACCTTGGCACTGCTGTCCAAAAGGCCAACCAGAGCTTGCAACACTTGCAGACCTTGCGAAACTCCATACACACTAATACTATCAGTGGCAGGCATACTCCGACGCTCGCACAGTACACTCCCATACAGACTAATGAAGTGTCCAGAGGCCAAATTTTGGGTGTACGAAATCTACGAGGCTCAATGGGTCAAATGCTCATCCCAACTGATCGTTCAGTAATTTCACCAAGCAGCAACTCCACTATTGCCACTGTTCCAGTGAATTCCACAGTGACAACTCCATTGACACCTGGTCCACATTATACCAAGACGACTGACCCATCTATAGGAAACGAGAAAAGAGAGAACGACAGGCTCAGTATCGTAGAAAGGAGCAACATGGAGTTTCAAACTACTCCGGACAGTATGCTGACCACTATTGGAATGAAGAAAAATGTGAAGGGTGTGAAGCTGGTCGGTATGGAAGGTGGAACATTGAGAAGGCCCTCGTTGCAG GGCACGTTCTCACCTACACCGTCGGTGGAGCTCGTCCACATTTTGGATAGAAGACAGAGCAGTGGCTCCTATGGGCCTGGCTCATTGTCTCCGGTTCCTATAGGAATAGAAGCTTGCAAAACCCATGGAACGGCGCTGGAGGGTCAGGGTGGTAATGAGCACTGTAGAATCAAGAGAGGCATCGTTAGGCACCACAG TTTCAATGACACGGGAGACCGTGCTCTGACAACCTTGGCCAGGCAACCGACGTATCCCTCGATGCCCTTGCGACCAGAGGACTGTCGGATGACCTTGGTGAAGAAAGACAGAAGAACATCGACCATCGCCCGCCATGGCTCCGTGACAACTGAGAAGGAGCTCAGCGGTTGCACGACAGGCCTTGTTGTGTGCAGTCCCACGTACAGCATGTACAGCTCGACAGTGAAGAATTCAAACTACTTCGTGACCGATGACGAAGCAGTCAGCAGGTTTTAA
- the LOC143181762 gene encoding high-affinity choline transporter 1 isoform X2 yields the protein MFTRGLAWCQVPFGYSLSLLFGAVLFVRPMRKAEYVTMLDPFQERYGAGVGGLLFLPALCGDIFWCAAVLRALGSSLAVVVGVDPNISVCASALLAAVYTVFGGLYSVACTDVLQLACIVIGLGVAAPFSLLHPAVSFEKNLMSDEWLGEIRNEDLGEWVDGMLLLVFGGIPWQAYFQRILSMRSTSVATALSIASMFGCMILAFPSALIGVVARATDWSAVGGFNKTILANDGNAALPMVLRYLTPQWVSFVGLGAISAAVMSSADSSILASSSMFSRNVYKLTLRPKASERELNWILRIAVVVVTVLSSTIALTVDSVYYLSYLCSDLVYVVLFPQLLTVVHWPSMVDTYGCLAGFFVAVVLRLCGGEKGLGVPALIEYPFYDTETQTQKFPFRTGAMVTALFTQLITSFFTRNLFGKGYFPRCCDVLSVYSPRKSKDQSGVVQSSSGAALMETSSVNKSTSGMDSCDGVGTGSYDDDRTTSNSVEDMTDRADTGAITGDPYDKDTSKTNNLGTAVQKANQSLQHLQTLRNSIHTNTISGRHTPTLAQYTPIQTNEVSRGQILGVRNLRGSMGQMLIPTDRSVISPSSNSTIATVPVNSTVTTPLTPGPHYTKTTDPSIGNEKRENDRLSIVERSNMEFQTTPDSMLTTIGMKKNVKGVKLVGMEGGTLRRPSLQGTFSPTPSVELVHILDRRQSSGSYGPGSLSPVPIGIEACKTHGTALEGQGGNEHCRIKRGIVRHHSFNDTGDRALTTLARQPTYPSMPLRPEDCRMTLVKKDRRTSTIARHGSVTTEKELSGCTTGLVVCSPTYSMYSSTVKNSNYFVTDDEAVSRF from the exons ATGTTTACCAGAGGATTGGCTTGGTGTCAAGTGCCCTTCGGTTACAGCCTCAGCCTTCTGTTCG GAGCTGTGTTGTTTGTGCGACCAATGAGGAAGGCCGAATACGTGACTATGCTGGATCCCTTTCAAGAAAGGTACGGTGCTGGAGTCGGAGGTCTGTTGTTTCTTCCAGCGCTCTGCGGCGATATCTTTTGGTGCGCAGCGGTGTTGAGGGCCCTGGGAAGTTCGTTAGCTGTCGTTGTTGGAGTCGATCCGAATATAAGCGTCTGTGCGTCTGCTCTCCTGGCTGCTGT ATACACGGTGTTTGGTGGGTTGTATTCAGTCGCATGCACGGATGTCTTGCAGTTAGCCTGTATCGTAATCGGCTTAGGGGTGGCTGCACCCTTTTCCCTTCTTCACCCTGCCGTATCCTTCGAGAAGAATTTGATGTCTGACGAATGGCTGGGAGAAATACGGAATGAGGACCTTGGCGAATGGGTGGATGGCATGTTGTTACTAGTATTTGGAGGAATACCTTGGCAG GCTTACTTTCAAAGAATTCTAAGTATGAGAAGCACTTCCGTCGCGACAGCCCTTTCGATAGCGTCGATGTTCGGTTGTATGATACTTGCTTTCCCATCAGCGTTGATTGGTGTGGTAGCTCGTGCTACTGATTGGTCAGCAGTAGGTGGATTTAATAAAACTATATTAGCAAATGACGGCAACGCAGCTTTACCCATGGTTCTTCGATATCTAACGCCACAGTGGGTGTCCTTCGTAG GTCTTGGAGCAATCTCAGCGGCAGTAATGTCGTCAGCAGATTCCAGTATACTGGCTAGCAGTTCCATGTTCTCAAGAAATGTTTACAAGCTCACCCTGAGACCAAAG GCGTCTGAAAGGGAGTTGaattggatactgaggattgcagtggtGGTAGTTACAGTATTATCCAGTACGATTGCTCTCACAGTAGACAGCGTTTATTATCTATC GTACCTGTGCTCAGATCTCGTGTATGTGGTACTATTCCCACAATTATTAACGGTGGTCCATTGGCCCTCCATGGTGGATACTTATGGCTGTCTCGCAGGATTCTTCGTGGCTGTTGTTCTACGCCTTTGCGGTGGAGAAAAGGGCTTGGGAGTGCCCGCGTTGATCGAATATCCATTTTATGACACAGAAACGCAAACCCAGAAGTTTCCCTTCCGCACAGGAGCTATGGTGACTGCGCTTTTCACACAGCTAATTACAAGTTTCTTTACCAGAAATTTGTTTGGAAAAGGATATTTCCCTCGATGCTGCGATGTTCTCAGTGTTTATTCACCCAGAAAGTCGAAAGATCAGTCAGGGGTTGTACAAAGTAGCTCTGGCGCTGCACTGATGGAGACTTCCTCTGTCAAT AAATCAACATCAGGAATGGACTCCTGTGACGGTGTTGGTACTGGAAGCTACGACGATGACAGGACTACCTCTAACTCTGTCGAGGACATGACCGACCGCGCTGACACTGGAGCTATAACTGGCGATCCTTATGACAAGGACACCTCGAAGACAAACAACCTTGGCACTGCTGTCCAAAAGGCCAACCAGAGCTTGCAACACTTGCAGACCTTGCGAAACTCCATACACACTAATACTATCAGTGGCAGGCATACTCCGACGCTCGCACAGTACACTCCCATACAGACTAATGAAGTGTCCAGAGGCCAAATTTTGGGTGTACGAAATCTACGAGGCTCAATGGGTCAAATGCTCATCCCAACTGATCGTTCAGTAATTTCACCAAGCAGCAACTCCACTATTGCCACTGTTCCAGTGAATTCCACAGTGACAACTCCATTGACACCTGGTCCACATTATACCAAGACGACTGACCCATCTATAGGAAACGAGAAAAGAGAGAACGACAGGCTCAGTATCGTAGAAAGGAGCAACATGGAGTTTCAAACTACTCCGGACAGTATGCTGACCACTATTGGAATGAAGAAAAATGTGAAGGGTGTGAAGCTGGTCGGTATGGAAGGTGGAACATTGAGAAGGCCCTCGTTGCAG GGCACGTTCTCACCTACACCGTCGGTGGAGCTCGTCCACATTTTGGATAGAAGACAGAGCAGTGGCTCCTATGGGCCTGGCTCATTGTCTCCGGTTCCTATAGGAATAGAAGCTTGCAAAACCCATGGAACGGCGCTGGAGGGTCAGGGTGGTAATGAGCACTGTAGAATCAAGAGAGGCATCGTTAGGCACCACAG TTTCAATGACACGGGAGACCGTGCTCTGACAACCTTGGCCAGGCAACCGACGTATCCCTCGATGCCCTTGCGACCAGAGGACTGTCGGATGACCTTGGTGAAGAAAGACAGAAGAACATCGACCATCGCCCGCCATGGCTCCGTGACAACTGAGAAGGAGCTCAGCGGTTGCACGACAGGCCTTGTTGTGTGCAGTCCCACGTACAGCATGTACAGCTCGACAGTGAAGAATTCAAACTACTTCGTGACCGATGACGAAGCAGTCAGCAGGTTTTAA